Proteins encoded in a region of the Salinicoccus sp. RF5 genome:
- a CDS encoding acyltransferase family protein — translation MEVKKQYRPEIEGLRVIAALLVAIYHIWMMRVSGGVDVFFVVSGFLITTSLLSRYARDGYIKFSTFILGLLKRLLPNALTVLLFVTVAGYFLLPEVRHFDTMKEIIASLFYYENWQLAIIGTDYLDQTNEKSPVQHFWAMSIQGQFYVIWFLIISLTIFLHRKLKRNLYKIFFTILLVLFTVSLAYSIYLTAVNQPWAYFDTRTRIWEFAIGGILMLFIFRVKLPGFISALMGWTGLLALLSTGLLLDVEGSFPSYVALWPVMAAVFIMLGGQNPTKIGVEKFLGSRPMVYLGSLSYGLYLWHWPLLSFYYVIFDTKDVSVLHGLIIIALSLGLSYLSTVLIENPVNKYIAKHNFTLKAFRPIFALIGALIIAVGTWFGISQYQSANMANLVEDPDYPGAVAVEDEYTTLEEKEPIPGLADIKNDKAEPYFDGCHQRPGNSEVLICEYGAVEESDYTVALIGGSKSTHWLPALQSFAEAEGIRLLNVTKSGCRLSLDTFEEEECTVWNENVVSEVAKESPDLAVVLADTASKNYDEVPEGYLKQFERLHNENIPILALRDTPYLNQDIPECLNSFGVKSGECDIEEEEALHTPSAWEKLDSPPEYVNYVDYSEYFCSEGKCPAIIGNIIVYIDGSHMSSTYSKSMGPIIKEDVMKVLESE, via the coding sequence GTGGAAGTGAAAAAGCAGTATCGGCCGGAAATTGAAGGGCTCAGAGTCATTGCAGCGCTTCTTGTTGCAATTTATCATATTTGGATGATGAGAGTATCTGGCGGAGTAGATGTCTTCTTCGTTGTTTCAGGTTTTTTGATTACTACATCACTCCTGTCTCGATATGCACGAGATGGCTATATAAAATTTTCGACATTCATCCTAGGTCTATTGAAGAGGCTGCTGCCGAATGCATTAACAGTACTTTTATTCGTCACAGTGGCTGGCTACTTCCTCCTTCCAGAAGTCCGGCATTTCGATACGATGAAGGAAATCATTGCTTCGCTGTTCTATTATGAGAATTGGCAGCTTGCAATAATTGGTACCGACTATCTTGATCAGACGAATGAGAAGAGCCCTGTTCAACATTTCTGGGCAATGTCGATACAGGGACAATTCTATGTCATCTGGTTTCTGATCATTTCATTGACTATATTTCTTCATAGAAAGCTGAAGCGTAATTTATACAAAATATTCTTTACAATACTGTTAGTACTCTTCACAGTTTCATTGGCATACTCTATATACCTTACCGCAGTGAATCAGCCATGGGCGTACTTTGATACGCGTACACGTATCTGGGAATTTGCCATTGGCGGGATATTGATGCTGTTCATATTCAGAGTCAAACTTCCTGGTTTCATCAGCGCATTAATGGGGTGGACAGGCCTGCTGGCGTTATTGAGCACCGGCTTACTACTTGATGTGGAAGGGAGTTTCCCAAGCTACGTTGCACTATGGCCAGTAATGGCGGCAGTATTCATAATGCTGGGAGGGCAGAATCCAACCAAAATTGGTGTAGAAAAGTTCCTCGGAAGTCGACCGATGGTCTATCTTGGTAGTCTCAGTTATGGCCTATACTTATGGCATTGGCCGTTACTGAGCTTTTATTACGTCATATTCGACACTAAAGATGTCAGTGTGCTACATGGGCTCATTATCATTGCCCTGTCACTCGGACTCAGTTATCTTTCAACTGTCCTAATAGAAAACCCAGTCAACAAGTATATAGCAAAGCACAATTTCACGCTGAAAGCTTTCCGGCCGATTTTTGCATTGATCGGAGCACTCATCATTGCGGTCGGAACGTGGTTTGGCATTAGTCAGTACCAGTCTGCTAATATGGCGAACCTCGTCGAAGATCCTGATTATCCAGGAGCCGTAGCTGTAGAAGATGAGTATACTACTTTGGAGGAAAAAGAACCTATCCCAGGCTTAGCTGATATAAAGAATGACAAAGCGGAACCTTACTTTGATGGATGCCATCAAAGACCAGGAAACTCGGAAGTCCTTATTTGTGAATATGGTGCAGTTGAAGAAAGTGATTATACTGTAGCGCTTATAGGCGGATCCAAGTCTACACACTGGTTGCCGGCATTACAGTCCTTTGCTGAAGCGGAGGGAATACGCCTATTGAACGTAACGAAAAGTGGATGCAGGTTGTCCTTAGATACGTTTGAAGAAGAAGAATGTACTGTATGGAATGAGAACGTTGTGTCTGAAGTTGCCAAAGAATCCCCCGACCTCGCGGTCGTTTTAGCAGATACAGCATCTAAAAATTATGATGAGGTTCCTGAAGGATACTTAAAACAGTTTGAGAGATTGCATAACGAAAATATACCAATTTTGGCATTGAGGGATACACCTTATCTAAACCAGGATATTCCAGAATGTCTAAACAGTTTTGGTGTTAAAAGTGGAGAGTGTGACATCGAAGAAGAAGAGGCCCTGCATACCCCCAGTGCCTGGGAAAAACTTGATTCCCCTCCTGAATACGTAAATTATGTGGACTACAGTGAATACTTCTGTTCTGAAGGTAAGTGTCCAGCAATTATAGGAAATATAATTGTATATATTGACGGAAGCCATATGAGTTCTACTTACAGCAAATCGATGGGACCGATCATAAAAGAAGATGTAATGAAAGTCCTTGAATCCGAATAG
- a CDS encoding heparinase II/III family protein: MKYTKRTRNIADKALNNIIIPFPNFDPTVFDDNFWYVDKTKKYGASYQLYIQSLRVCAELLNEYEKTEDPRYLNKTQEIIESWIKYEEGKPSEKMLWYDHPTANRIQTIIHFLYHAKQQGLSIQEDKYYRIMQRHAEVLSDDKNYNNNNHGLMMDRSLMILGNVLDDKYLFTKGFYRAIDTFWFSFSHQGIHLENSPEYHNMVVSMYEGIEEYLNEKGKTLGKNVTGYLKLAKDYPNALLKPDGRMPSIGDSGKGIVRKNKVYKNIYDVEAGIAVLQNKDPKPFYVSFVCGYSSAVHKHKDDLSITTNYNGKEFFVDPGKFNYSKSKERTYVVSKAAHSSFHLKDFNYVIDPKNRFERKTVLNAYEDNKFYSIVKGKHTGYTGTSAVLYRTLIVFKHAPVLIVLDELETDIEHELNVVQKFNLHQDVEIAENEHGYRLTHGEESLTVKQFNEINAQTVIDGNEEDKLVINTASFGKGINTRQLDFSKSLTSGTAFTTAVYDEETVESLNIEVKEESVEIVLDNQKYTVLK; the protein is encoded by the coding sequence GTGAAGTACACTAAAAGAACAAGAAACATTGCAGATAAGGCTTTGAATAATATAATCATTCCATTTCCGAATTTTGACCCTACTGTCTTTGATGATAACTTCTGGTACGTAGATAAAACCAAAAAATATGGTGCAAGTTACCAACTGTACATCCAGTCGCTTCGTGTATGTGCCGAGCTGCTTAATGAATATGAGAAAACCGAGGATCCCAGATATCTGAACAAGACACAGGAGATTATAGAATCCTGGATTAAATATGAAGAGGGAAAACCATCGGAAAAGATGCTCTGGTATGATCATCCAACAGCAAACCGGATTCAGACGATCATACATTTTCTTTACCATGCGAAGCAACAGGGACTCAGCATTCAGGAGGACAAATACTATAGAATAATGCAGAGACATGCAGAAGTGTTGAGTGATGATAAAAATTACAACAACAATAATCATGGGCTTATGATGGATCGTTCCCTGATGATTCTAGGGAACGTCCTGGATGATAAGTATCTGTTTACCAAAGGATTTTATCGGGCAATAGACACCTTCTGGTTTAGTTTCAGTCACCAAGGTATACATCTCGAGAATTCACCGGAATACCATAATATGGTCGTATCCATGTATGAAGGTATAGAAGAGTATCTGAACGAAAAAGGAAAGACATTAGGTAAAAACGTTACAGGATACTTGAAGCTTGCTAAAGATTATCCCAATGCTTTATTGAAACCGGATGGCAGAATGCCTTCCATTGGTGATTCCGGAAAAGGCATCGTCAGAAAAAATAAAGTATATAAAAATATATACGATGTAGAAGCGGGGATTGCTGTACTTCAAAATAAGGATCCGAAGCCTTTCTATGTAAGTTTTGTCTGCGGATATAGCAGTGCTGTGCACAAACACAAGGATGACCTCAGTATCACTACGAACTACAATGGTAAGGAATTTTTTGTCGACCCAGGAAAGTTCAACTATAGCAAGTCCAAGGAGAGAACATACGTGGTATCAAAGGCCGCACATAGCAGCTTCCACTTAAAGGACTTCAACTATGTCATAGACCCTAAGAACAGATTTGAAAGAAAAACCGTTTTAAATGCCTATGAAGACAACAAATTCTATTCGATAGTAAAAGGGAAACACACTGGATATACAGGCACAAGTGCGGTGCTTTATCGTACGCTTATAGTGTTTAAACATGCTCCAGTCCTCATAGTTCTGGATGAGTTGGAGACGGATATAGAACATGAGTTGAATGTAGTGCAGAAATTCAACCTTCATCAAGATGTTGAAATAGCCGAGAATGAACATGGATATAGATTGACTCATGGGGAAGAATCACTTACTGTAAAACAGTTTAATGAAATCAATGCGCAGACTGTAATTGATGGTAATGAGGAAGATAAGCTTGTCATCAATACTGCCAGTTTCGGCAAGGGGATAAACACAAGGCAATTGGACTTCTCGAAATCACTCACATCTGGCACTGCTTTTACAACAGCGGTATATGATGAAGAAACCGTGGAAAGCCTGAATATCGAAGTGAAGGAAGAGTCTGTAGAGATTGTGTTGGATAATCAGAAGTATACGGTTTTGAAGTAA
- a CDS encoding glycosyltransferase, translating into MGKEEKEERVLMHYLNEIQDMNKDERYHEYIKHLSNSFLIGNNLLTKESSNTDMIDYLEAFRERGKTEYLDEMKEIITDLPRSNGSRNFSKINVNVGFIADEFLYNSYKDIANTYHISSEWTEAEVDNLNLDLMIVATAWKGVDESWKGLATHTHEKRQTAYDLISHLKSKGVPTVFYSKEDPVNYDLYKDLAKECDYVYTSAVECIEDYKEYCGHDRVDVLEFGVNPHYHNPVGSRSESAERLKNDIIFSGSWTQKYGIRNKESQTIFEGVLENGNDLTIIDRNLWLNKQRYQYPIKFMPNITSPISHDLLQDVHRVHTFGINVNSVKYSQSMFANRIYELQAFGNVILSNYSVGVNDKFPNVFIINTKSDVPAILNGYTDDEILSFRAKAIRNVMINNTTYHRMNQILKDTGIESSINVSPTIAVVVEHKTESVQEMFDRQICENIALLTKEEFEENKGDFDFFTYFLPEYLYEEYYLADLVSAFNYVDVDFVTKTSDNRYHHNYFEGSLDKGLTMYAVEGTNSKGYALDMSEVKKAGSMNSNYENLDAPKVSVIIPIHNNGVYLEEKCMKSLQRSTIFNQMEILFINDGSNDGITNKIINRLMRKHPNIRLKTFDTGSGSASRPRNVGAEMATGKYITYLDPDNEAIGDGYANLLQEAETDPSLDMVVGNIIKEDNKRKAYFNYYATAKKYNDDQEVISDPKAYMERCGLRAQSIQALLVKREVIQDNNIKMIEGAAGQDTLYFQELMLNSSKVKVVNEIIHMYYAAVTGSVTNTIKDKFFDKYYKLEIERIPFLQKHGLLDSYLEHRFNFYVRGWYLPRLERVEPEFRHRAVTRFLDIYSLYDEFEKPANKDLDNIIKELKDEVDYNKDKTRK; encoded by the coding sequence TTGGGAAAAGAAGAAAAAGAGGAGAGAGTCTTAATGCATTATTTAAACGAGATACAGGATATGAATAAGGACGAACGCTATCACGAATATATAAAGCATCTGAGTAACTCTTTCCTTATTGGAAACAATCTGTTAACAAAAGAATCATCGAATACTGATATGATTGATTATTTGGAAGCCTTCAGGGAGAGAGGAAAGACAGAATATCTAGATGAAATGAAAGAAATCATCACTGATCTGCCACGATCTAACGGTTCCCGTAATTTCTCCAAAATAAATGTGAATGTCGGCTTCATTGCGGACGAATTCTTGTACAATTCCTATAAGGATATTGCAAACACTTATCATATTTCTTCTGAGTGGACTGAGGCAGAGGTGGATAACCTGAACCTCGATTTGATGATAGTTGCAACTGCCTGGAAAGGTGTAGATGAGAGTTGGAAAGGATTGGCCACTCATACACACGAAAAAAGGCAGACAGCATATGACCTCATCAGTCATCTGAAGAGCAAGGGTGTACCTACTGTATTCTATTCTAAAGAAGACCCCGTCAACTATGACTTGTACAAAGATCTTGCAAAAGAATGTGATTATGTCTATACATCTGCTGTAGAGTGTATCGAAGACTACAAGGAATACTGCGGCCATGATAGGGTGGATGTTCTCGAGTTTGGAGTCAACCCGCATTATCACAACCCTGTTGGTTCCAGAAGTGAAAGTGCAGAAAGGCTTAAGAACGATATCATTTTCTCAGGTTCCTGGACTCAGAAATATGGCATCAGGAATAAAGAATCCCAGACGATTTTTGAAGGGGTTTTGGAGAATGGAAATGATTTGACGATAATTGATCGAAACCTTTGGCTGAATAAACAGAGATACCAATATCCAATCAAATTCATGCCCAACATAACAAGCCCAATCTCCCACGATCTGTTGCAGGATGTACATAGGGTGCATACTTTTGGCATCAATGTAAATTCCGTCAAGTACTCCCAAAGTATGTTTGCAAATAGAATTTATGAATTACAGGCGTTTGGTAATGTTATACTCTCAAACTATAGTGTCGGAGTGAACGATAAATTTCCCAATGTATTCATCATCAATACAAAGTCTGACGTGCCCGCAATATTGAATGGATATACGGATGATGAAATACTATCCTTTAGGGCTAAAGCCATCCGCAATGTAATGATTAATAATACCACGTATCATAGGATGAATCAGATATTAAAGGACACTGGTATTGAATCCAGTATAAATGTTTCTCCTACAATAGCTGTTGTGGTAGAGCACAAGACAGAATCTGTCCAAGAAATGTTCGACAGACAAATTTGTGAAAATATAGCATTGCTTACAAAGGAAGAATTTGAAGAAAATAAAGGTGATTTCGACTTCTTTACGTATTTTCTGCCAGAGTATCTATATGAGGAATACTATTTGGCCGATCTCGTCTCCGCTTTCAATTACGTGGATGTAGATTTTGTTACTAAAACCTCAGACAATAGATATCACCACAATTACTTCGAAGGATCATTGGATAAAGGTCTTACCATGTATGCTGTTGAAGGAACAAACAGCAAGGGTTATGCCCTGGATATGAGTGAAGTCAAGAAGGCCGGCAGTATGAATTCCAACTACGAGAATTTAGATGCACCTAAAGTAAGTGTCATTATACCAATCCATAACAATGGAGTGTATTTGGAAGAGAAATGCATGAAGTCCCTCCAGCGATCCACCATTTTTAATCAGATGGAGATATTATTCATCAATGATGGCAGCAACGATGGAATTACAAATAAAATCATCAACCGATTAATGAGGAAGCATCCAAACATCAGATTGAAGACATTCGATACAGGATCAGGTAGTGCTTCTAGACCAAGAAATGTTGGTGCTGAGATGGCTACTGGGAAGTACATCACTTACCTTGATCCAGATAATGAGGCAATTGGGGATGGCTATGCCAACCTATTGCAAGAAGCAGAAACGGACCCTTCATTGGATATGGTTGTAGGTAACATCATTAAGGAAGACAACAAACGGAAGGCTTACTTCAACTATTATGCTACAGCAAAGAAATACAATGATGATCAAGAAGTCATCAGTGATCCAAAAGCATATATGGAACGCTGTGGACTTAGAGCGCAGAGCATACAGGCTCTCCTCGTTAAAAGAGAAGTGATTCAAGATAACAATATAAAAATGATTGAAGGCGCAGCGGGGCAAGATACATTGTATTTCCAGGAATTGATGCTGAACAGCAGCAAGGTTAAAGTCGTCAATGAAATCATACACATGTATTATGCAGCAGTTACAGGTTCGGTAACCAATACCATTAAAGATAAATTTTTTGATAAATACTATAAATTAGAAATAGAGCGCATACCTTTTCTGCAAAAGCACGGACTACTGGATTCCTACCTTGAGCATCGCTTTAACTTCTATGTCAGAGGATGGTACTTGCCGAGACTTGAACGTGTTGAACCGGAATTTAGACATAGGGCAGTAACCAGGTTTTTGGATATCTATAGCCTGTATGATGAGTTTGAAAAACCTGCCAACAAAGACCTGGACAATATCATCAAAGAACTTAAAGACGAGGTCGATTATAATAAAGATAAAACAAGAAAGTAG
- a CDS encoding ABC transporter permease — translation MKKIFDIFKEQWIHRHLIWELSIYQIKSQYANHYLGVFWNILQPAMQVLIYYVVFGLGLRGVRGDVGEVPFIIHLISGLFPWLFLSQGVNSAANAIQGQLSLVTKMKFPSSTLLSIAIVNSIINLFMTTALIIIFSLWNGYSEPLHYLGFIYFLVASYTFIFAFGLIMSSLVILVRDMKNVLQNAIRMFFFLTPIFWALEGVHPILQTITSFNPFAYLVMNYRQAFVLSDAPLYGDFGDHLYFWSLTLLLLYMGAHIHYRFRNKLIDYL, via the coding sequence ATGAAAAAAATTTTTGACATATTTAAAGAGCAGTGGATTCATCGTCATCTGATTTGGGAACTCAGTATATATCAGATTAAGAGTCAATATGCTAATCATTATTTAGGCGTTTTCTGGAACATCCTCCAACCTGCCATGCAGGTCCTTATCTACTACGTAGTATTCGGACTTGGGCTACGAGGGGTAAGGGGTGATGTTGGTGAGGTCCCTTTTATAATTCATCTCATTTCAGGTCTATTTCCTTGGTTGTTCCTCTCTCAAGGTGTGAATTCTGCAGCTAATGCTATCCAAGGGCAGTTGAGCCTTGTGACGAAGATGAAGTTTCCCTCGAGCACTCTGCTCTCAATTGCTATTGTGAACAGTATTATTAACTTGTTTATGACTACAGCGCTTATAATCATATTCAGCCTATGGAATGGCTATTCTGAGCCTCTGCATTATCTTGGATTCATTTATTTTTTAGTGGCATCTTATACCTTTATTTTTGCGTTCGGGCTTATAATGTCTTCCTTAGTGATTTTGGTACGGGATATGAAGAATGTTTTGCAGAATGCGATTCGAATGTTTTTCTTCCTGACACCTATATTCTGGGCATTGGAGGGGGTACACCCAATCCTTCAGACAATTACTTCGTTCAACCCATTTGCTTATTTGGTGATGAATTACAGACAAGCATTTGTACTTTCAGACGCCCCATTGTACGGTGATTTTGGAGATCACCTATATTTCTGGTCGTTGACGCTACTTCTACTGTATATGGGTGCACATATCCACTATAGATTCAGGAATAAACTTATTGATTACTTATAA
- a CDS encoding glucosaminidase domain-containing protein, whose protein sequence is MKYKNRLIVPTLISTALFGTALNVEAEEMVKDEKATYSETTLEVSNAEVDDAEKEHYIEPKNGEPVKEEVPLEEIKTEDLSNDAGDNLENSLEEGTPQEDEGSLAKEPPNEPSTEPIETNAESPSDIDQANALEDEGEMGQTLSDEENKSTSDTSEAPDGTVLKETENVEPENGIEDSSVEETEEVHENEQPSSNQTNEYVDEELDRSEDSQSSEAVNAVEQGDTRESEEEELRKPKNDDSQNNGEDETSETGPELSTSDNADISEESKEENDNELISEDDVNSGESNENDEDVDKANVMKLEPTSLFSLMSAQKIDAASPVYTEASYAAKIASAINSGLYSPVTSKKGVNADFLLDKTIYVERKASYGGETFYRVHSSYEGAMQGWMRKNDLKLWKLSEETKNSQQYKLSRNNGGLLTDPWGTEKQYVKTLDSYKSNAIFKAEKTVKLGALTFYYGKLGQDYGWIQDTKVEEVKSPPVYSDARFAAKIDSAKNSGLYSPVTSKKGVNSDFLLNKTIYIEREANYGGETFYRVHSSYEGPMQGWMKKHDLKIWNLSTETNNTQKYDLTNHKGGLLTDPWGTKEQYVKALDRYSEDEAFQAEKTLKLGALTFHYGKLGTDYGWIQDTKVTPVQPSTPSPVINEVKYGISLDEAVDIQMGLRSKPQAWASGGGWRDATRSEVEYYLNPANHRTDVWDYTYLDLNRAQNISTVELNNKLLANKGILHNQGTAFLQAANTHGVNEVYLISHALHETGNGQSTLAQGVRLDENGNISKNGKLYYNMYGIAAYDHNPVLEGARYAQRMGWDTPAKAVIGGAQFISSGYFNRGQNTLYAMRWNPANPGTYQYATDVNWAYATARNLKNYYDQLGIRGQYYTRYTF, encoded by the coding sequence ATGAAATATAAAAATAGGCTGATTGTCCCAACCCTGATTTCCACCGCCCTGTTTGGAACTGCTTTAAATGTTGAAGCGGAAGAAATGGTAAAAGATGAGAAAGCAACATATAGTGAAACAACTCTTGAGGTTTCAAACGCAGAAGTAGATGATGCAGAAAAAGAACACTACATAGAGCCGAAAAATGGAGAACCAGTCAAGGAAGAAGTTCCACTCGAAGAAATAAAGACAGAGGATCTATCCAATGATGCTGGAGATAATCTTGAGAATTCACTCGAAGAGGGGACTCCACAAGAAGATGAAGGCTCATTGGCCAAAGAACCTCCAAACGAACCTTCTACCGAGCCGATAGAAACAAATGCTGAAAGCCCATCTGACATTGACCAGGCCAACGCTCTCGAAGATGAAGGGGAAATGGGCCAAACATTGTCTGATGAAGAAAACAAGTCTACTTCAGATACATCTGAAGCACCGGATGGGACAGTTTTGAAAGAAACAGAGAATGTAGAGCCAGAAAATGGCATAGAGGATTCCTCAGTGGAAGAAACCGAGGAAGTTCACGAAAATGAACAGCCATCTTCTAATCAGACAAACGAATATGTAGATGAAGAATTGGATAGGTCAGAAGACTCCCAATCTAGCGAGGCTGTTAATGCTGTCGAACAAGGTGACACTAGAGAATCTGAAGAAGAAGAACTAAGGAAGCCAAAAAACGATGATTCTCAAAACAACGGAGAAGACGAAACATCAGAAACCGGACCTGAATTAAGCACTTCAGACAATGCAGACATCTCAGAAGAATCTAAAGAAGAAAATGATAATGAGCTTATATCAGAAGATGACGTTAATTCTGGTGAGTCAAATGAGAATGATGAAGATGTTGATAAAGCAAATGTTATGAAGCTTGAGCCGACCTCCCTCTTCTCACTGATGTCAGCTCAAAAAATTGATGCTGCCTCTCCTGTTTATACTGAAGCCTCTTACGCCGCTAAAATTGCTTCAGCAATAAATTCAGGTCTATACAGCCCTGTAACAAGTAAGAAGGGGGTCAATGCTGATTTCCTTCTAGATAAAACTATTTATGTTGAACGGAAAGCCAGTTATGGGGGAGAAACATTCTACAGGGTCCACTCCAGTTATGAAGGCGCAATGCAGGGTTGGATGAGAAAGAACGATCTGAAGCTTTGGAAGCTTTCTGAGGAAACTAAAAACTCACAGCAGTACAAGCTTTCCAGAAATAATGGCGGGTTACTTACAGACCCCTGGGGTACAGAAAAACAGTACGTCAAAACGCTCGATAGTTACAAGAGTAATGCAATCTTTAAAGCTGAAAAAACAGTGAAACTAGGAGCACTTACTTTCTACTATGGAAAATTAGGTCAAGACTATGGATGGATACAGGATACAAAAGTTGAAGAAGTCAAATCTCCTCCTGTATACTCTGATGCCAGGTTTGCGGCTAAGATTGACTCAGCCAAAAATTCCGGACTTTATAGCCCTGTAACAAGCAAAAAAGGAGTCAACTCCGACTTCCTTTTAAACAAAACCATTTATATTGAACGTGAAGCAAACTATGGGGGCGAAACATTCTATAGAGTCCACTCCAGCTATGAAGGTCCAATGCAAGGGTGGATGAAGAAACATGACTTGAAGATTTGGAACCTCTCTACAGAGACTAATAACACTCAAAAATACGATCTTACAAATCATAAGGGCGGTTTGCTGACTGACCCCTGGGGCACGAAGGAACAATACGTCAAGGCCCTGGACCGCTACAGTGAAGACGAGGCATTTCAAGCTGAAAAAACACTAAAACTTGGCGCGCTGACATTCCATTATGGGAAGCTTGGTACGGATTATGGTTGGATACAAGATACAAAAGTAACACCTGTTCAACCGTCTACCCCTTCACCTGTCATCAACGAAGTCAAATACGGCATTTCACTCGACGAAGCAGTCGACATCCAGATGGGCCTTCGTTCCAAGCCGCAGGCCTGGGCATCCGGAGGGGGCTGGAGAGATGCAACACGCAGTGAGGTAGAGTATTACCTCAATCCAGCGAACCATAGGACGGATGTTTGGGACTACACCTATCTCGACCTGAACCGTGCGCAGAACATCTCCACCGTGGAACTGAACAATAAGCTGCTCGCCAATAAAGGCATCCTGCACAACCAGGGTACAGCCTTCCTGCAGGCGGCGAACACGCATGGGGTCAATGAAGTCTACCTGATTTCCCATGCCCTGCATGAGACGGGCAATGGTCAAAGCACACTCGCACAAGGCGTACGCCTCGATGAGAATGGCAACATCTCAAAGAACGGCAAACTCTACTACAACATGTACGGCATCGCAGCATATGACCACAACCCTGTGCTTGAAGGTGCACGCTACGCGCAGCGCATGGGCTGGGATACGCCTGCCAAAGCGGTCATCGGTGGTGCGCAGTTCATCTCGAGTGGCTACTTCAACCGTGGACAGAACACGCTCTACGCAATGCGCTGGAACCCGGCAAACCCGGGCACATACCAGTATGCAACGGATGTCAACTGGGCCTATGCCACAGCACGCAACTTGAAGAACTACTACGATCAGCTCGGCATCCGCGGACAGTACTACACAAGATACACGTTCTAA
- a CDS encoding glycosyltransferase, with amino-acid sequence MKKVTMFVWNNFVNDARVLREATALTEEGYEVTVIAKKEMDELHLPSSETVAPNVYVNRPLKIELPKIIQKKMKSTILSKHLPNMLEMFKMMMLGRSSNADIYHAHDLNTLLQGIYSAKLRLDRKPLIYDSHEVQTSRTHYSFNKIYRIEKFLLKFIDHVIVENDTRADYHRRLYRKRPTPVHNYSEFYDIETVDAYPIRKEYGIAPDEKVVLYQGGMQEGRGLFKLLDAFQDIEGARLMMLGDGKERLNLIEYHKQLGIEDKVIFIDRVPYKELRRYTKSADIGIQFLENTNFNHYSASSNKLFEYIMAHVPVIGSKLPEIEAVIEGEEVGLTVEPESTIQLKAAIEQLMGDDALRERFRENTKQAKLKYNWNEEKDVLKKVYRRIGR; translated from the coding sequence ATGAAGAAAGTCACAATGTTTGTATGGAACAACTTCGTCAATGATGCAAGGGTGCTAAGGGAAGCCACTGCGCTTACGGAAGAGGGATATGAAGTCACCGTCATCGCCAAGAAGGAGATGGACGAACTGCATCTCCCTTCAAGCGAAACCGTCGCCCCGAACGTCTACGTCAACCGGCCGCTCAAGATAGAACTGCCGAAGATCATACAGAAGAAAATGAAGTCCACCATCCTGTCGAAGCATCTGCCGAACATGCTCGAGATGTTCAAGATGATGATGCTTGGACGGAGCAGCAATGCAGACATCTATCATGCCCATGACTTGAACACGCTGCTCCAGGGCATATACAGCGCGAAGTTGCGACTGGATCGGAAGCCGCTCATATACGATTCCCACGAAGTGCAGACCAGCCGTACACACTATTCGTTCAATAAGATATATAGAATTGAGAAATTCCTGCTCAAGTTCATCGATCACGTCATCGTGGAGAATGACACACGGGCAGATTACCATAGGCGTTTGTATAGAAAAAGGCCGACACCAGTCCACAACTATTCGGAATTCTATGATATTGAAACGGTCGATGCATACCCGATTCGCAAGGAATACGGTATTGCCCCCGACGAGAAGGTCGTGCTGTACCAGGGCGGAATGCAGGAGGGCAGGGGGCTGTTCAAGCTGCTCGATGCCTTCCAGGATATCGAAGGCGCCCGTCTGATGATGCTTGGAGATGGGAAGGAACGCCTCAACCTGATCGAATACCATAAGCAGCTCGGCATCGAGGACAAGGTCATCTTCATCGACCGGGTACCGTACAAGGAACTCAGACGCTATACGAAATCCGCCGACATCGGCATCCAGTTCCTCGAGAACACGAACTTCAACCATTACTCCGCGTCATCCAACAAGCTCTTCGAGTATATCATGGCCCATGTGCCCGTCATAGGTTCGAAGCTTCCGGAGATCGAAGCGGTCATCGAAGGAGAAGAAGTGGGGCTGACCGTCGAACCCGAGAGCACCATTCAGCTGAAGGCTGCGATCGAACAGCTCATGGGTGATGATGCACTCAGGGAGAGGTTCAGAGAGAATACGAAGCAGGCGAAGCTGAAATACAACTGGAATGAAGAGAAGGATGTACTGAAGAAGGTGTACAGAAGAATAGGCAGATAG